A region of Pseudorasbora parva isolate DD20220531a chromosome 14, ASM2467924v1, whole genome shotgun sequence DNA encodes the following proteins:
- the shoc2 gene encoding leucine-rich repeat protein SHOC-2, with translation MSSTLGKDKDSKEREPKADGKSKTKGKDAKDGKKDTSGASPAVAFTLDSTIKRPNPPPSTRKKASNAEVIKELNKCREENSMRLDLSKRSIHLLPSSIKELTQLTELYLYSNKLQSLPPELGCLSGLVTLALSENSLTSLPDSLDNLKKLRMLDLRHNKLREIPAVVYRVTSLTTLYLRFNRITTVEKDIKNLSKLTMLSIRENKIKQLPAEIGELCNLITLDVAHNQLEHLPKEIGNCTQITNLDLQHNELLDLPETIGNLSSINRLGLRYNRLSSIPRSLAKCRELEELNLENNNISVLPEGLLSSLVNLTSLTLARNCFQSYPVGGPSQFSTIYSLNMEHNRINKIPFGIFSRAKVLSKLNMKDNQLTSLPLDFGTWTSMVELNLATNQLTKIPEDICGLVSLEVLILSNNLLKKLPHGIGNLRKLRELDLEENKLESLPNEIAYLKDLQKLVLTNNQLTTLPRGIGHLTNLTYLGLGENLLQHLPEEIGTLENLEDLYLNDNPNLHSLPFELALCSKLSIMSIENCPLSHLPPQIVAGGPSFIIQFLKMQGPYRAMV, from the exons ATGAGCAGTACTCTGGGCAAAGATAAAGACTCTAAGGAGAGGGAACCCAAAGCTGATGGGAAATCCAAAACCAAAGGGAAAGATGCCAAAGACGGGAAGAAAGACACAAGCGGCGCTTCGCCGGCGGTGGCCTTCACGTTGGACAGCACGATAAAGCGGCCCAACCCGCCGCCCAGCACGCGCAAAAAAGCCAGCAATGCGGAGGTCATCAAAGAGCTGAACAAGTGCCGTGAGGAGAACTCAATGCGCCTGGACCTGTCCAAGAGATCCATCCATCTCTTGCCCTCTTCCATTAAGGAGTTGACCCAGCTGACTGAGCTATACCTGTACAGCAACAAGCTGCAAAGTCTGCCGCCCGAGTTGGGATGCCTGTCGGGACTGGTGACGCTGGCGCTCAGCGAGAACTCTCTCACCAGCCTGCCCGACTCGCTGGACAACCTGAAGAAGTTGCGTATGCTCGACCTGCGGCATAACAAGCTGCGGGAGATCCCTGCCGTGGTGTACCGCGTCACATCCCTCACCACGCTCTACCTGCGCTTTAATCGGATCACCACCGTAGAGAAGGACATCAAGAATCTGTCCAAACTCACCATGCTCAGCATCCGAGAGAACAAGATTAAACAGCTGCCCGCGGAGATCG GTGAGCTCTGTAACTTGATTACGCTGGATGTAGCCCACAACCAGTTGGAGCACCTTCCTAAAGAGATCGGCAATTGCACTCAGATCACCAACCTTGACCTGCAGCACAATGAACTTCTTGACCTACCTGAGACTATAG GTAACTTGTCGAGTATAAACCGTCTGGGTCTGAGATACAACCGCCTATCATCGATCCCTCGATCTTTGGCGAAGTGCCGAGAGCTGGAAGAGCTCAACCTTGAAAACAACAACATCTCAGTGTTACCAGAG GGGCTTCTGTCCAGTCTGGTGAACCTGACGAGTTTGACTCTGGCGCGAAACTGTTTCCAGTCTTACCCAGTGGGCGGCCCGTCCCAGTTCTCCACCATCTACTCACTCAACATGGAGCACAACCGTATCAACAAGATTCCCTTCGGCATCTTCTCCCGAGCCAAAGTGCTCAGCAAGCTCAATATGAAG GACAACCAGTTAACATCTCTTCCGCTGGATTTTGGGACGTGGACCAGTATGGTGGAGCTGAACCTGGCAACAAACCAGCTTACCAAGATTCCAGAGGACATCTGTGGACTTGTGTCTTTAGAG GTCCTTATATTGTCCAACAATCTCTTGAAGAAGTTGCCTCATGGGATTGGAAACTTGCGGAAACTACGAGAGCTTGACCTGGAGGAGAACAAACTGGAGTCCCTCCCGAATGAGATTGCTTACCTTAAGGATCTGCAG AAACTTGTTTTGACCAATAATCAGCTGACCACTTTGCCGAGAGGAATCGGTCACCTGACCAACCTGACGTACCTGGGCTTGGGAGAGAATCTACTCCAGCACCTACCCGAGGAGATCG GCACACTGGAGAACCTCGAGGACCTGTACCTGAACGACAACCCCAACCTGCACAGTCTGCCGTTCGAGCTGGCCCTGTGCAGTAAGCTGTCCATCATGAGCATAGAGAACTGCCCCCTCAGCCACCTCCCGCCGCAGATCGTCGCCGGAGGCCCTTCCTTCATCATCCAGTTCCTCAAGATGCAGGGCCCCTACCGCGCCATGGTCTGA